One genomic segment of Bos javanicus breed banteng chromosome 23, ARS-OSU_banteng_1.0, whole genome shotgun sequence includes these proteins:
- the TSPO2 gene encoding translocator protein 2 codes for MWKRAKAALAQRRGMGEDPRGCPGLDLLWEAQAGEECQVGGDRQADAGNATISVFSASPDRTSSRRMWPQGAIFVALPLLGPTLVWLLIHHSMSDWCDSLRKLPWCPPHRVLLLVWTTIYSITGYAASEAGSEALLHLLLLFGLVMSTALIWHPINKLATLLLLAYLAWLTMGVSISCHLWRDSLCPEDRPPRGE; via the exons ATGTGGAAAAGGGCGAAGGCAGCGTTggctcagaggagggggatgGGAGAAGACCCCAGGGGGTGTCCAGGACTAGACCTCCTATGGGAGGCTCAGGCCGGGGAAGAATGTCAGGTAGGAGGAGACAGACAGGCAGATGCGGGGAACGCTACCATCAGCGTGTTCTCTGCCTCCCCAGATcgcacctcctccaggagaatgTGGCCTCAAGGGGCCATCTTTGTGGCCCTGCCCCTCCTGGGGCCCACCCTTGTCTGGCTGCTCATCCATCACTCAATGTCTGACTGGTGTGACAGCCTGAGAAAGCTGCCCTGGTGCCCACCTCACAGAGTCTTGCTGTTGGTGTGGACAACCATCTACTCCATCACAGG GTATGCCGCCTCCGAAGCAGGGAGCGAG GCCCTGCTGCACCTGCTGCTGCTCTTTGGGCTGGTGATGAGCACGGCCCTGATCTGGCACCCCATCAACAAGCTggccaccctgctgctgctggcctACCTGGCCTGGCTCACCATGGGCGTTTCCATCAGCTGTCACTTGTGGAGGGACAGCCTTTGTCCCGAGGACCGGCCCCCAAGGGGAGAGTAG